The Hippoglossus stenolepis isolate QCI-W04-F060 chromosome 3, HSTE1.2, whole genome shotgun sequence genomic sequence ttcGTAGTTTGTCTCCCGAGCTCAAACGAATCCAATACGAGCGtctccacacaaacatgttgacaCAATGAGAGAAATGAACAGAAAGATGCTGATGGCAACACGTGTAGAGCAGTTTTAAAgtgttgaaatatatataatggtACTTTGTCATATGCACTGTAGTTAATCTCTATTTCTCCGTCTCTCGCCCTGCAGACTGTTCAATAAACTACCCGCTGGGGAAACATGTCATCCACGAGGTCGCCAACGTCTCCTTCAGCCACCTGTCCTGTGACGATCAGGCCGCTGTGGTGGTCCACTGGTCTCCAAGTCCATTAGGTAACTGTCGCCCTGTCTGTCGCCCTGTCTGTCGCCCTGTCTGTCGCCCTGTCTGTCGCACTCTGTGTCCGTCGTCAATCTGCTCACAAGGTTCTTCAGAGAGAAAGTTTtagggagggaagaggaaaagtgagggaggaggaacgGGAAAGTAAAACCTTCAAAGTGCTCAAATCTGTAAGATTagcctgctgtgtgtgtgtgtgcgtgtgtgtgtgtgtgtgtgtgtgtgtgtgtgtgtgtgtgtgtgtgtgtgtgcgtgtgcgtgtgtgtgtccctttgaTCAgcctgagaaagagagaggatcacatcacacacaacaaTACCCCGATTTGACCGTGAAGGAATGTGTGTTGGTGCATGTGCTCGGTGTAAGGTGaacctccctcgctctctctcgctgtgaCAATACAGTCTGTTGTTTTCTCACTGACACAGAAATGTTCCAGGAAATGTTCCAGGTCTCGTGTGAACAGCTTCGGCTCAGTGTCACTGCtggaagtttaaaaacaaactggggaaagtttttattttacaaaatggtTTCATAGCTGGTCGTAGATATCGTCTATGATAACCAGACGTCTGTTCAAGATGTTCAACTCACTTCTTAAAAACtttcaaaaacaagtttcatTGTACAgctcataaaccccacctcctccatattagtggatgggacattgacTAAACTAAGAAGTCAAAGTATCagggatatttgggcttcatgtctggatagtggaaggaagtgaagaagcgtcatccatcttcatttacagtctattATTGATCAAGTGTTGTCCCTGAtctgtaaatacagtaaatactttatttatactttacGTTTCTAGTCTTATCGTCCACAGAGCTCAACATTTACATGTTCAACCTTCTTTAACATGAAGATGTGCTGCTTGTCATGGTTTTATATGACTATCTGCACTTTTATGTGACGGGGAATCGCTAGGACCTTGTGATTTATCCTCTGGAACACCAGATGTCACAGCAGTCCATCCAAAGGTTGTTAAGATGTTTTAGCTCAGTAAAAAGTTTTCTGTGCTTTTGAACTTTAGTGTGTATCGAAGTGGAGGATCTGCACTTCTTCACCTGTGGCtcataaagacttttaaatCAGGGCCGGAAGATTAAGATCTCAGCACTGAAGAGAAGGGAgggaacaaataaaaaaccagAGCAGCAACCTGGcgtcactgcagctgctgttaaCATGCAAAAACAtccgagagggagagagggagagagagggagagagggaggagagagagagaggagagagagagagagagagagagagagagggagggagagagggagagggaggagcagaagaaCAGGTTTTTCTGTCTTGAGGCAGATTCCTGaatacactctctctctctcgctcttttttctctctctcttttctttctctctctctctctttctttctctctctctctctctttcttcctctctctctctctctctcttcctctctctctctctttttctttctctctctctctctccttctctctctctctctctctctctctctctctctttctctctctctcttcctcaatccccccctctctccctctgtccctctctctctttctctctctctcttcaactATCTGTATACCCCTAATAGAAAAAACATGTCCTGTGGATACAAAGGTGTAATTACAAGACAGACGTGTCTTTGAGGATCAGAGAGGATGAGGGTGGGggaggcgaggaggagaagagacaaaggaaagaaatagTTGACACGAGGtgaggaaaggaaatgagaggTGACGAGGAGTAGAGGAAAGGGGAAGAAATTGATGATAGGAAGGGAATTACATAagaagaggagacgaggagaggtAGTTTagtgaggagggaaggaaaggaaagaaagataTGAGATAGGAAGAGGAAAGGGAACAAGGgcaggaaaagaggaaagaaaaattaAGGTGAGTTGGAAAGGAAAGTGAACAAAAAGAGGGGAGGgaaaggagaaaggaaggaaggaaaggaagcaGGGAAGATCACAAGCAGGCAGTGGATGCATTGGGTTAGGACAGGAAAAAATAAGTGATTTAGTAAAGTAGATAAATGGAGGAGATAAGGAATCGAGGAAAGAGCCTGTGGACGCTGGAAGTCGGTCAGcgtttttgttttgtagttcCAGCCCCTTGCCAGTGGAGGGTGCTGCAGGCCCCCCCGTGTCCCTGTGTCGGAGGCTGaactttctgtctctgtctcttcaggGATCGAACACATTAAAGGCTTCAGAGTTTATCTGGAGGACAAGAATCCAGAAGGGAAACAGTGTCAACATCTCATCCTCAAAGATCCACGACAACTCAACTTCTCTCACAAGAGCACGGTGAGAAAAAACACccaatttctcagagaatgattcacGGATGAAATAAATCCGACTTCTAATTCCTTTCCGTTTGGCACTTTATAAAGACAAGTGCAATATAGATAAAGCTTGTTGTCTCGTTTACTGATGATTTATttgtatccccccccccttcccccagAAGCTGAGCAGTCAGCCGTTCAGCGGTTTGACGTTCGACACCGACTACATGGTTCGTGTTGTTCCTTTCCCAACTCTGATGAACGAGAGtttcttccctccatccttcctcagGACCAATTGTGAGTTCAGCCCCGGCCCCAGATCCTGACGAGATCGATTCATTGATTTATCACGTGATAATCACAGACCGACAGTTAGAGAGAATtgaaatatacaacaaaatAATGGCCCAGATTATGTCAAGCTTAGTTTAGCTTTGTGCACATACTGGTAGCATCAATAATCTGATATTCTAATCAGCGTTCACTGACTGGTCACTAACTCACAAGACAAGCTAAACTTATTTATCTCTGTTAACTTATATCTATGAcgactgtttctgtttgtgtgtcacagcgTGTGAAGTCCTCCTGGGATCAGACAACTTAGTTTGCAAACCATGTAAGTTCCTCGGTGTCGTCATGACAACCAGAGCCACATGCAGACAGAGGAAGTGCCGGTTTTAATTTTGTGTTAATCGGAGGTTGACGTTTGTTTCTGCTCGTCTGTGCAGTCTGGAAGCCGAAGACCCTGAACGTGTCTCAGCTGGGCGCCAACCTGCACGTGGCGTTCGACCAGGCTCCGCCCTCCTTCGGCTTCCACTTCTACTACCTGTACTACAAACTGAGGCACGACGGACCTTTCAAACTGCAGCGCTGCAAACCGGTGAGGCCACGTTTACGCTTGGACACTTGCTTTGTTGTCACTCCCCGTTAAGTTTCCCGGAGTCTAAGTGCTCTGTTAACTCTGTGCAGGACGTGAACCAGCTCAGAACTACATGTATCGTCCAGAACGTCACTCCAGGAACCTACACTGTAGAGGTCAGTGAACGCAGCACAGCACGGAgcttcattcacacacacgttcaacAGCTTGATCGTGAGACTGATCCTGATGTGTCTGTTCATACACcgatttatttcctctgttcctccctctcatttgttttttttcttctcctgtcaGCTGAGAGACGACGGCAACACGACCAGGAGACAGACGCAGTACTATGTCAGCCAGGGTGAGACACAGACGTTACACAAAATGTTTacgttctcacatgcagccactTTGAATAACTTGAGGAAAACCTCcggagttcagtgaatgtctgaaagcagaatATGTTTCTGCGTGTTCGACTTCCTACTTTTGCTTTAAACAACTGAATTCTATTGTCTCATGCCGGGTGTTTGTGTTTCGTCCTCCAGTCCACTCCCCCTGGGCGGGGCCTATCCGTGCCATGGCCATCACGGTGCCTCTGGTCTTAATGTCCGCCTTCGCCACCCTCTTCACCGTCATGTGTCGCAAGAAACAGCAGGGTGAGAAAAGGGTTAGGGTGTCGGTTATATATACACTCAATTATCTTTTGATTATTGTCTTTTCTGTTATTGATTGCTCTGATATGCATTAGTCTCTGAATCTGAAttggttttaattgatttttaacaTCCTGTGGTGATTGGCATAATGGATTGATTGAAAGAcggaaattattattttccctATTTTCTGACATCGTATTGACCAAATGATTCATCAGTGAAATAATATACAGATTAATAGATAATGAACATTCTTTGTTACAGtcttaattgtatttgtttaattcaCTGACGCTGTGTTATTTGAACATGTTTGCAGACATAACAGTGCTCTGATCAATCCGTCTTATCGTTTCATCTTCTTCCGTCAGAAAACATCTACAGCCAGCTGGACGAGGAGAGCAGCGAGTCGTCCAACCAGAGCGCAGCGTTGAACCCGGAGCGGCCGTGGCCTCGACCCAAAGTCTTCATCTGTTACTCCAACAGAGACTGTCCCAAACACACCAGCGTCATCCAGAGCTTCGCCTACTTCCTGCAGGACTTCTGCAACTGTGAGGTGAGACAGCGAAGCTCAACACCGACACCCGACTGTGTGAGGACGAGGGAAACTAACGTAAGAATAGTTCCCAGTCTGACTGTTGGTGGCTCAcctgtgttcaggttgtgttggACCTGTGGGAACATCTGGAGATGTGTAAAGAGGGTCAGATGTCGTGGCTCAGCCGCCAGCTGGACGACGCCAACTTCATCATCACCGTCTGCTCCAGAGGCCTCCGGTACGCCACTCTGCGGTTTCTGTCCTCACTTCTGATGTTCACACCTTGAAGCCGCGGCCACTAGATGGTGCTGGATTAGAGATTTACTGCTTTATAATCAACATCCACAACAGTCAATGAGACATTAGATACTCAGCAGCTATTATGTGTGATAATATTGATTTATGTTCTTTAATTATAAGATAAAGTATAAGTTTATATTTGGAGGTGTCACACCTATCGTTATTGCTTGATCACATGTCCTCAGCACCTCCCTTTGTTAAAATACCATCCTTCATTCTTTCcttgttttcttgctttgtcCCATTTCTccctttcttatttttattttagttaacTCTGTGTGTTCAAGAACTCAAACGTCAGAGACAGTTGCTCAAATTTTccaggaaatgtaaaaacaaaacctggaAAAATTCTCATCTAGCAAGTTGTGTTGTTAACACTTCTAAAATAACTATGGacacaaatgtgtaaaatacacaaatatctcaggactCTGaactggacaatctcctgctacgttcttgtttttttaattttctggtTATTATCtagagttaatgtctgaaaaccaCTTATCTTATAGCCATTAGCCTTTAACAGAGCccatttcaaatattaaaaagggAATGAACAGATCCACAGATCATTAACTCTTCTCCAGAATCATTGAACCCACCATCGTCCCTCTGCCCTCACACTTCTCCTTCTTTCCCTTCTACTGCTTTTGTTTGATTCTGATCAGCTCTGTTCTCTTCCTGCAGCTACTATGTGGAGAAGAAGAGTCGCAGAGGGAAGACGCCCGTCAGTCGCCGTAGCAACAGTAGCAGCAGCGCCCCGATCTGTGGATCTGGCAGTGACCTGTTTACGGTGGGCGTGGCCATGGTCGCTGAAAAGCTGCGCATGGCGAAGCAGAGTGAAGGCGGGGGGGCGCAGGAGCTGAACCGCTACATGGCGGTCTACTTCGACTACTCGACAGAAAACGACATCCCCACCATGTTGAGTCTGGCTCCCAGGTAAATACAGACCTGTGGacaaaataacataatataCACATACAACTAAAATCAACTGATGGTTTTGTTTATACACATCTTTGAGATTATTCTACGCTCAGTCACCAGATGCAgtgacacttcctgtttgctgtttcTTCAGGTTCAAGCTGATGGACCAGCTGCCTCAGCTCTTCAGTCGCCTCCACTCCAGTCAGTCCAGCCTGACCGACCGTGAGCAGCAGCCTCTCAACGTCTCCAGGAGGAACTACTTCAGGAGCAAGTCTGGACGCTCGCTCTACGTCTCCATCTGCAACATGCACCAGCACATCAGCCAGAACCCCGACTGGTTCGAGAAGCAGCTGGCTCCTGCCGCGGCCTCCTCGGCCGCCTCCGGAGTCTCTTCCAAACATTCTCCTCTCCCCACCGTCCCGGGTTCCAGTCCTCCAAAGActccctgctcttcctcctcctcgccgcCGCCCGAGCGGAGGTTTGACTCCGGTTTGGTGCTGAATGAGGTGGCGGTGAGGACGCCGTCGCTGGAGGGCGGGAATGGAGGCCCGAAAAGGAACATGCTCCTCCTGGCTCCTGGCTCCAGTCCCAGTCTCAATCTGAGCCCCAATCCTAGTCCTAGTCCTGGTCTTTGCCCCAGTCCTGGTCTCTGTCCCAGTCCAGGTCTGCCACACTGCTCTGGTTCCCTGCTGGGACCCACTTCAaggtaaagaaaagacaaataccTCCTTTGAGCACTAAGGGTTAAGGTCTCAGGGACATATTTTggaagttttcagtttttctcaaaTGAAACTTGAGGCAGTTCTCACATTTGTCTGTTCAGCAGGTTTCAGACGTAAACTCTGTATAATGTCCACAAAATAGTTTCGCGTTTTCACCGCAGTTTAGCATCACATGTGAAGAATGCAACCAGAGATTCTGCATTCACAGCAGCCCAGAGATCtgtggagcgttcaggtgatgggtggagcagcaggcaggacACAACACATAACTTcataaagtgtgtttgtttacagaacatCACCACAAAGTCCAGAATctcatctttccaagttgacgtcttctctttttcctcctgagataTTCGtgctctttttgtgtttttcacttttcacactGTTCTCACACTCCGGAACATTTCAGGAGATTACCCGGAGTTCGTTCAGTTTGAAACCTTAACCCTCTCAACTGTTAAACTACTGCTGCTTTTGACTCCACAGCAGGAAGTACGAGACATTGTCAGTCTGAtggctgctgctcttcctctccttcaggTCCAGCTCTGGAGTGTCTGGACTTTCACCGGAagaatcctcctcctcctcctcctcctctgctccatccaTCCTGCAGGATGGGGTGTTTCCTGGCTCCACCCAGGCAGAAGAAGACCACCCCACCCCTCCAGAGCTCCCCCCTCCTCGGGATTCAGGCATCTACGATTCGTCGGTCCCTTCGTCAGAGCTGTCCATTCCCCTAATGGAGGGACTGTCACATGACCAGGCCGACTCCTCCTCCGTAGCCGACAGTGAATCGTCCTCTTCGGGCCTGGGTAAGGCCGGCGGCCATGACTCTGTAGAAACTCACTACATTTAAAACATCATCATTAGAGCCATGTTGGCCGACTTGCACTTACAGATCATTTCACTTAATAAACAATATGTTTTTGGttgtatctgtgttttctttttatttatagttgtAATcattaattttgatgattaaatagtaaaatatcaaatgttgGTTCTGTCCATCGGGCTCTAATACACTGTTTGTCTTCCAGGTGACGAGGAGCCGTCGGTGGTCACGTCGCTCCACTGCAGCACGGCCACAGTTTGTAAAGCGGagctgcaccaccaccaccacctggaGCACAGTGAGGGACTCGCTCCTGTGGCCTCGTTGTAGGAGGACGCCTCCCGGCCAATCACAAGAGGACCCAGCTCCGTGATGTCGGGacaaaagaaaactgtgttGGTCTCAGACTTGAACCCTTTCACATAAGTGCTGTCATCTGATCGTCATGGAAACAAAAACTGGAATAGTTTAAAGGCCATTTGGAGTTTCTCCTGTTCTTTCATCATAGGAAACTGTCACATTATAAACCACTTGGTTTCTAGAACATTAGTCTGTGGTAACTATGTCAACGCTACCCTGGCAACCATGGTAAccagtgagtgttttttttaaactagtCCTTGGGTATTATGGTAACCACTGCAATCTGCAACACTGGACCATGGTAACCACTGCATGTAGAAGACGAGTCCACAGCCTCTATGGTGAGCAGCTTGTTCTACACCATTGGCTCCAGAGTTCTACAACATCATCGCGCCACAACACTGACATCGATGGTTACTATGACGATTCCAGAACACCGTGATAACAGAGGTACATTTTCAGCCCCAGCGCTCGGTCGCTCTGCCTGGAGGAACCTCACAGGACCTCGTCGAGGGAACCCGCTCAGACCAAAGACTCGATGTAGCTGAAAGTCTGTCCGGGCACTTTCTGATGCAGAAACTCAACCGTGGAGATGTTCCGTGGTAACAACATCCCTCAGGATCGAAGCATCTCCTGAGATCTGGAACGGCAGCTCCACAACTTTACTATTGGGGGGGGAACCACATATTCTCCAGTGAATGCTGTCATATGTAATGtacctttttattttagtgtgGTCAATATTAGTTACAGAGTGGAATTCAGTTTGCAATAGAACATTTTATCAATAATCATATTATGAATACTGAGTTTTTCCTCTAATATGTTTTAACagcattatttttttaaatgttttaaatgtcgGCTCAGTGTTTGATGAAGCAACGTGAGGACCACTGCCCGATCACAAATCAAACTGTCAGAAGAAACTTGATCAATCAAATCTACAAAAACCTGctaagttttattttctctgcatgttAATTCTCAAAGTCAGATGCACCTCAAACTCCTTTTGGCAGGTGGAGCCACTCCTTCAACATTATATATTGAATACTGTGGTTACATATTGTAAAGTATTGCATTTATAGATCTATACGTCTTTAAGCTTTGTAATCGTTTTCTACCATTGTTGCAGGGACCAGACAGAACGAGGGctttttaaaactaaaccactttaaaaacaacattcctGCCAGAACGAGACAGAAATAATCGAGTTTTAAATCAAAACTTTGAGATAACACGTCAtaattttgatttttaaaaaggtcaaaacagtTATTCGTCAGTATTTTTTGATTAACCATGAAGATTCTTATTTAATAATTCCTaacttttcatgtattttttcttcACGATGTAACTTATCATCTGTCCCATCAACACGTTTCTTTCCTGATCAGCAGCTGCCGTCGTTCACTTCTCTCATCTGGAGTCAAAGTTTCATAAAGTATTTCTGTTCCCGGACACAAACTTTTCCGttgctgctgaaaaacaaagcgTCTGGTTCATCAGCAGCTCTCGTTTTATCGGAAGGGAACATTCAGCGTTTCCTACttgtaaatattatttgtatttttttattatatagtattttttcttttcttggaaaTGTCTTTTGTATAGTTAGACTGTTATTTcctatttttctacattttctatGTACATGTACTGTTTTATAGTACCTTTTAATGtagagaataaataaatccatCTAATAAAACCTTTTTCGTTGTTGTTCTTCAATGTCTGTTTAGAGTTTAAGAGTCTTAAGTAACCTTTGCATGTTCAGTAACTTTGCACGAAGCTAAATGTAGTTGTGCACAATTAAAGCCACAAACACTCCGGCACagtgtgtttataatgttttatgGCTCGTTATTATCTCTGGTTGGGCTCAAGCTGACAAACGAGTTTGATGAAACCCACACAGAGTCAGTGACATGAAGAGCAGCGGACAGCTCTTCAGTGTGAGAGCTGTGAAGCGTCAACTCTAAAACCAACAGGAGCCTCTAGaactcacacagctgcacagacaGACCCAGCAGCAGCCggccttcacaataaaagcacggAACCCCTTCACACGTGGGCCACTTGACCATGGCTTCAATTGTTGGATGTTTTCGTTTTCAGTTAATTCGCCAATTAGATGATGTTTAATTGTTCAGCTTGCAGTGGAGAGGGGGCTGAACCTGCCAACATGTGAAAGGGACAGATTACCACTAAACTTGATGTAATGTGTGTCAGAGAAGAACTTATTAAATACAGTGCTGATCTGGATCAGACTgcgttttttaacatgttcaatGATTTCTCAGAATATAACTCATGGAACTTCACGGCTGATTTTCAGGAGtatgtgaaatttgatgcagatccaaataaaagccTGGATTTAGTGTTTTTGAACGTGTTTCACTGagggtctgttgggccttgttgaGCTCAGAGTGTCCTATAAATAATTAAACCAAGAGAAATACCAGTTTGCTTATTGGTTTCAATACTCTGCTaattttaaaacagattttttatgattattaacaAACTACTATGTTCATTTGTCTGTTGGAAAACGTTTTAATgtcgtcttctcctcttttgcCTACAACACTTTCAATGGTTAAATCTAAGATTCACCTGATCTATGTATCTTCTCAGTGTTAATAGGCGTGAATGGATTATGGGACGATACAACTCCTGGTTACATATATGTTAAAGCATTTTCCATTTCTGTGCACAGGAGTACGACAGTCAGATTGAATGATATGTGTTTCTGGGATATTGCgtcactgttaaaatgtttttataatagTTTTATGTGTCTTGATGTcgttttacatgtttttgtggtagttgtgtgtctctgtgttgattTTGCATCTTTTTCAAGTATCCTGGCAGTaattttgcatgtttttctacTCATTGTGCAACATGTTGTGTCTTTTGCAtccctgtgtgtatttgaataGGTTTTTTTACGTCTCCTTCTAGTCTTTTTGCATCTCTTTAAAGTGATTTTGAAAACCAGATGTGCCCGTGGCTCTTATTGTGAAGGCTCGCCTGGAAGACAgatgtgtagttgtgtgtgtaaCTTCACGTTGAGGAGGACTCAGTGAATCTCAGTCTGTTGTTCAGCTGAGCCCGCGACCGGAACTTTCACTTTTATCACAAGCAGAGAAGTTTGTCCTCCGTCTCCggagcagagacaaacagcgGCTGGACCCAGTCTGTCCGTCTGTcggtctgtttgtctgtttgctggtttgaatccggtGCCCGTGGCCCCGTGGTggtggcagcagctgcagacagatgCGGGCAGGTGATGGATGTCAGCGGGGTTCAAGGTGAGAGGACTTTCTGTTTTCTacgaagaaagaaagaaagaaaaagagggtgAATGGAGGTTTTTCCGTTTGAGTAAGAGAAGAGGAATGtgaagagatagagagggagtgtgtgtgtgtgtgtgtgtgtgtgtgtgtgtttgtgtgtgtgtgtgtgattaacaACTATGTAGAAAAGTTTCAGTCTGGTAACTATGAATGATCTGTGGTAGAGAGACCTGAATCATTGTGCAGTGtactagagagagagacatagagacagagagagagagagagagagagagagagagagagagagagagagagaaggggggttTTATTGCAGCTTAGTGAGTCACAAGTTTGCCTGAGAGtgagtctacacacacacacacacacacacagacacacac encodes the following:
- the il17rd gene encoding interleukin-17 receptor D encodes the protein MAAPRTFFISLSGFFLLLYVPGGSTTSGIRNPNQEKCGFKVQSGADGGRRLAVTFRAENCSINYPLGKHVIHEVANVSFSHLSCDDQAAVVVHWSPSPLGIEHIKGFRVYLEDKNPEGKQCQHLILKDPRQLNFSHKSTKLSSQPFSGLTFDTDYMVRVVPFPTLMNESFFPPSFLRTNSCEVLLGSDNLVCKPFWKPKTLNVSQLGANLHVAFDQAPPSFGFHFYYLYYKLRHDGPFKLQRCKPDVNQLRTTCIVQNVTPGTYTVELRDDGNTTRRQTQYYVSQVHSPWAGPIRAMAITVPLVLMSAFATLFTVMCRKKQQENIYSQLDEESSESSNQSAALNPERPWPRPKVFICYSNRDCPKHTSVIQSFAYFLQDFCNCEVVLDLWEHLEMCKEGQMSWLSRQLDDANFIITVCSRGLRYYVEKKSRRGKTPVSRRSNSSSSAPICGSGSDLFTVGVAMVAEKLRMAKQSEGGGAQELNRYMAVYFDYSTENDIPTMLSLAPRFKLMDQLPQLFSRLHSSQSSLTDREQQPLNVSRRNYFRSKSGRSLYVSICNMHQHISQNPDWFEKQLAPAAASSAASGVSSKHSPLPTVPGSSPPKTPCSSSSSPPPERRFDSGLVLNEVAVRTPSLEGGNGGPKRNMLLLAPGSSPSLNLSPNPSPSPGLCPSPGLCPSPGLPHCSGSLLGPTSRSSSGVSGLSPEESSSSSSSSAPSILQDGVFPGSTQAEEDHPTPPELPPPRDSGIYDSSVPSSELSIPLMEGLSHDQADSSSVADSESSSSGLGDEEPSVVTSLHCSTATVCKAELHHHHHLEHSEGLAPVASL